From the genome of Thermogutta terrifontis, one region includes:
- a CDS encoding BBP7 family outer membrane beta-barrel protein: protein MRFQHTRTRLIVWAACLAMATPAVAQVKDMQYFAPAQIDTFGGGRRANEGFFISGEYLRWSISKPDVTTVGYPGLTREVFYDTGISRIQSNTLDTSFIGSKFTDGSRVDLGYIEGHQGWLFSYYYLSTLGRTHGVASADIVFDDPPFGPPPTFRLLQGYVDAALTDIQNLPVTFNAPYIEDLDPDEGGDPDTLPEPSWGVMMENLVKNWSTELNYIYRFHPTRRGTTWELFLGVRYFELNEDFNVWAPYSYAPYDPTLDQNDPNGVGFPTAVGILADSYWFTKAENHVVGPQIGGRFFRSYNRWTFDVQARFFAGFNFQNIKQQGVLGSRLTPGLGAIEDVPLFMRTTGFSHSATEEEWAPCAELRATIKYQVTSKINLSVGWTGLWMDGIARASNMILYRVPDMGITMEHNTQDLFINGVTAGVEFNR from the coding sequence ATGCGATTCCAACACACCCGAACGCGGTTGATTGTTTGGGCTGCCTGTCTGGCAATGGCAACCCCCGCCGTAGCCCAGGTCAAGGACATGCAGTATTTCGCGCCTGCACAGATCGACACATTCGGAGGAGGCCGGCGCGCCAACGAGGGGTTCTTCATCAGCGGCGAATACCTCCGCTGGAGCATCTCCAAACCGGATGTAACGACGGTCGGTTATCCCGGCCTCACGCGGGAAGTCTTCTACGACACAGGCATTTCGCGGATTCAAAGCAACACGCTGGACACCAGTTTCATCGGTTCCAAATTCACCGATGGAAGTCGGGTGGACCTGGGATACATTGAAGGTCATCAGGGATGGCTCTTCAGTTATTACTACCTCTCCACACTCGGGCGAACTCATGGTGTGGCCAGTGCCGATATTGTGTTCGACGATCCACCCTTCGGCCCGCCGCCAACTTTCCGCTTGCTTCAGGGGTATGTGGATGCAGCTTTGACAGATATTCAGAATCTGCCCGTCACATTCAACGCCCCCTATATCGAAGACCTTGACCCCGATGAAGGTGGCGACCCCGATACGCTGCCAGAACCTTCCTGGGGTGTCATGATGGAGAATCTCGTAAAGAACTGGAGCACGGAACTGAATTACATTTACCGATTCCATCCCACTCGACGCGGTACAACCTGGGAGCTTTTCCTGGGGGTGCGGTACTTCGAGTTGAACGAAGATTTCAACGTCTGGGCGCCTTACTCCTATGCACCCTACGATCCGACACTGGATCAAAACGATCCGAACGGGGTAGGCTTTCCGACCGCCGTGGGAATTCTTGCCGACAGCTACTGGTTCACCAAGGCAGAAAACCACGTGGTGGGACCGCAAATCGGTGGGCGATTCTTCCGCAGCTACAACCGCTGGACTTTCGACGTGCAAGCCCGATTCTTTGCAGGATTCAACTTCCAGAACATCAAGCAGCAGGGCGTGCTGGGCAGCCGTTTGACCCCTGGCCTGGGTGCCATCGAAGATGTGCCCCTCTTCATGCGGACGACCGGCTTCAGCCACAGCGCGACGGAAGAGGAATGGGCGCCCTGTGCCGAGTTGCGGGCCACCATCAAGTACCAGGTCACGTCCAAGATCAACCTGAGCGTGGGCTGGACGGGTCTGTGGATGGATGGCATCGCACGGGCTTCGAACATGATCCTCTATCGTGTGCCGGACATGGGAATAACCATGGAGCATAACACGCAGGATCTGTTCATCAACGGTGTGACCGCCGGTGTGGAATTCAATCGATAA
- a CDS encoding DUF2617 family protein, whose product MLTVRPRVTELAFSLYGRPLHPELFEIRTTRQVSRGGYEVRLAITNTGHVITWNYEGLTWTEVATSALHPLPTKRRLMFHNIKGEHKDQLVGRGGISYEWEVQLEHVSPELFWMFQHELNREAPQQGLFFRFDPSGRMPLGAMSFLYYETRAKSFLVQAFHTFPDDYALVKSRTVIRLP is encoded by the coding sequence GTGCTGACTGTTCGTCCTCGGGTTACGGAATTGGCATTCAGCCTTTACGGCAGGCCGCTTCACCCCGAATTGTTTGAAATTCGCACCACTCGGCAGGTCAGTCGCGGGGGCTATGAGGTACGGCTGGCGATCACCAACACCGGCCACGTCATCACTTGGAATTACGAAGGACTTACCTGGACGGAGGTGGCTACCTCGGCCCTCCATCCATTACCAACCAAGAGACGTTTGATGTTTCACAATATCAAAGGAGAGCACAAAGATCAGTTGGTGGGCCGGGGTGGAATTTCCTACGAATGGGAAGTGCAACTGGAACATGTCTCGCCAGAGCTTTTCTGGATGTTTCAACATGAGCTGAACCGCGAGGCTCCCCAGCAAGGGCTGTTCTTTCGGTTTGATCCAAGTGGGCGAATGCCCCTGGGTGCAATGAGCTTTCTCTACTATGAGACACGGGCAAAAAGCTTTCTGGTGCAGGCGTTTCACACTTTTCCGGATGACTACGCCCTGGTGAAAAGTCGCACGGTGATTCGATTACCCTAG
- a CDS encoding alpha/beta fold hydrolase, with amino-acid sequence MAQRVKITTTATPGEIELAFEDTGTGLPVLLVHGFPLDRTMWKAQREELCDEFRVIVPDLRGFGESQVIPGVATMEAMADDLAGLCNHLGLTGKIVLGGLSMGGYVAFAFARKYRDRLAGLILCDTRARPDSPEAKENRRRVAERVRREGPGFIAEEMIPRLCCESTFRNHPEVIEKIRQMILSAPPEGVAAAALGMAERPDSTDLLPALSCPTLVLVGQFDAISPPEEMEAMARTIPQSQFVVIPDAGHLPPMEQPERVTQAIREWLRKVHTE; translated from the coding sequence ATGGCACAGCGTGTGAAAATCACCACCACAGCTACCCCGGGTGAAATTGAACTGGCTTTCGAAGACACGGGGACTGGCCTGCCTGTTCTTCTGGTCCACGGCTTTCCCCTTGATCGGACCATGTGGAAAGCTCAACGGGAAGAGTTGTGCGATGAGTTTCGGGTGATCGTTCCCGATCTACGAGGATTTGGAGAAAGCCAGGTGATCCCCGGAGTCGCCACGATGGAGGCGATGGCGGATGACCTGGCAGGCCTCTGCAACCACCTCGGGTTGACCGGCAAGATCGTGCTGGGCGGCCTCTCGATGGGTGGGTACGTGGCTTTTGCCTTTGCCCGAAAGTATCGTGACCGCCTGGCTGGTCTCATCCTGTGCGATACGCGCGCAAGGCCCGATTCTCCCGAAGCGAAGGAGAACCGACGGCGTGTTGCCGAACGCGTTCGCCGGGAAGGTCCGGGGTTCATCGCGGAGGAGATGATTCCCCGCCTGTGCTGCGAAAGCACGTTTCGCAATCATCCGGAAGTGATCGAAAAAATCCGCCAGATGATCCTCTCGGCGCCACCGGAGGGTGTGGCGGCGGCAGCACTCGGAATGGCTGAACGTCCGGATTCTACGGACCTTCTACCTGCTCTCTCGTGTCCAACTCTTGTGCTGGTGGGACAATTTGACGCAATATCGCCACCTGAGGAAATGGAGGCAATGGCGCGGACAATCCCGCAATCGCAGTTCGTGGTAATCCCTGACGCCGGCCATCTCCCGCCAATGGAACAGCCCGAGCGGGTAACGCAAGCGATCCGGGAATGGCTGAGAAAGGTACATACTGAGTAA
- the glgX gene encoding glycogen debranching protein GlgX, giving the protein MLARPTTLHLAHTLPYGAILREDGVQFVIFSRSATGMRILLYRNVEDPDPYEIISLNPHDHRWGDVWTIFVPGLKAGQLYHIQADGPWAPEIGHRFDSKARLIDPYAKALAGDFLPPTDGIIRPPKCVVIDDEFDWQGTRPIRRELSETIIYEMHVKGFTRSRTSGVQFPGTYLGVIEKIPYLKSLGVTAVELMPVHEFPILDIYGQKPARPNYWGYDPLAFFAPHRGYAVSKEPGAQVREFKEMVRELHKAGIEVILDVVFNHTAEGNENGPILSFKGLENRVYYMLDNGGSRYKNYTGCGNTLNGNHPIVREMIFHCLRYWVHNYHIDGFRFDLASILSRDRAGNLVPNPPVVEAIAEDPLLADTKIIAEAWDAAGAYQVGTFATLCWPDTFDHCRWAEWNGRYRDDVRRFWRGDPGMVPAFATRLAGSSDLYQPGGRYPYHSINFITSHDGFTLNDLVSYNHKHNEANGEDNRDGENNNYSYNYGVEGPTWHKGIDLIRMRQIKNMLATLFLSQGVPMMLFGDECRRTQRGNNNAYCQDNSISWFNWKLVHRYRELWRFVQALIAFRKQEPTVRRKDFLTGLPVRPGGLPDVSWFNPMGGPVDWANAGRSLVCLLAAFPEREDPNRPNHHILMMFHAAPEPARFVIPAAARGLAWRLFIDTSRMSPNDIYPNLDGPPPPVDWSLTLPGRTLVCYVAPDVF; this is encoded by the coding sequence ATGCTTGCGCGACCGACTACACTGCACCTTGCGCATACTCTGCCGTACGGGGCCATTCTCCGCGAGGATGGCGTCCAGTTCGTTATTTTCAGCCGCTCGGCAACGGGAATGCGCATCCTTCTTTACCGGAATGTCGAAGACCCTGATCCGTATGAAATCATTTCACTGAATCCTCACGATCACCGATGGGGCGATGTGTGGACGATATTCGTGCCCGGCCTCAAGGCCGGACAGCTTTATCACATCCAGGCGGACGGCCCCTGGGCACCGGAAATCGGTCACCGCTTCGATTCGAAAGCCCGGTTGATTGACCCCTACGCCAAAGCACTGGCCGGGGATTTCCTGCCTCCCACCGACGGTATCATCAGACCTCCCAAGTGCGTCGTGATCGATGATGAGTTTGACTGGCAAGGTACCCGCCCTATACGGCGCGAGCTTTCCGAAACGATCATCTACGAGATGCACGTCAAGGGATTCACGCGGTCGCGGACCAGCGGCGTGCAATTCCCGGGCACGTATCTGGGAGTCATTGAAAAAATCCCCTATCTCAAGTCACTGGGTGTGACGGCCGTGGAACTGATGCCTGTCCATGAATTTCCAATCCTGGACATCTACGGCCAGAAACCCGCTCGTCCGAATTACTGGGGCTATGATCCTCTGGCGTTCTTCGCCCCACACCGCGGCTATGCGGTGAGTAAAGAGCCCGGGGCCCAGGTTCGTGAGTTTAAGGAAATGGTTCGCGAACTCCATAAGGCCGGAATCGAAGTCATCCTCGACGTGGTCTTCAATCACACCGCCGAAGGCAACGAAAACGGTCCCATTCTGAGTTTCAAGGGACTGGAAAATCGCGTGTATTACATGCTGGACAACGGCGGTAGCCGTTATAAGAACTACACGGGCTGCGGCAATACGCTCAACGGCAATCACCCAATTGTTCGCGAAATGATTTTCCACTGTCTGCGATATTGGGTCCATAATTACCACATTGATGGCTTCCGCTTCGATTTAGCGTCGATCCTCAGTCGGGATCGGGCGGGTAATCTGGTACCCAATCCCCCCGTGGTCGAGGCGATTGCGGAGGATCCTCTCCTTGCCGACACAAAGATCATTGCGGAAGCCTGGGATGCGGCGGGGGCCTACCAGGTTGGCACATTCGCGACCCTCTGCTGGCCCGACACGTTCGACCACTGCCGTTGGGCAGAATGGAATGGCCGCTATCGCGATGATGTCCGGCGATTCTGGCGGGGTGATCCCGGCATGGTTCCTGCGTTTGCCACACGGCTGGCTGGTTCGAGCGATCTCTATCAGCCTGGCGGGCGATATCCGTATCACAGTATTAACTTCATTACGTCCCACGACGGATTCACTCTCAACGACCTCGTTAGTTATAACCACAAACATAATGAGGCGAATGGTGAAGACAATCGCGACGGCGAAAACAATAATTACAGCTACAATTATGGAGTCGAAGGCCCGACATGGCATAAGGGTATCGACCTTATTCGGATGAGACAGATTAAGAATATGCTGGCCACCCTTTTTCTCAGCCAGGGTGTGCCGATGATGCTCTTCGGTGACGAGTGCCGCAGAACACAGCGGGGAAATAACAATGCGTATTGTCAGGATAATTCAATTTCGTGGTTCAATTGGAAACTTGTCCATCGCTATCGCGAGCTCTGGCGATTTGTCCAGGCCTTGATTGCCTTCCGCAAGCAGGAACCAACGGTCCGACGCAAGGATTTCCTGACCGGTCTTCCGGTGCGGCCGGGCGGGTTGCCTGATGTGAGCTGGTTTAATCCGATGGGTGGCCCCGTGGATTGGGCCAACGCCGGTCGCAGCCTCGTGTGCCTCCTGGCTGCGTTTCCTGAGCGAGAAGATCCTAACCGTCCTAATCATCATATTCTCATGATGTTTCATGCGGCTCCGGAACCGGCACGCTTCGTCATCCCGGCAGCAGCCCGGGGACTTGCCTGGCGGCTGTTTATCGATACCAGCCGCATGTCGCCCAATGATATCTATCCCAATTTGGACGGTCCCCCACCCCCTGTTGACTGGTCCCTGACGCTACCTGGGCGAACGCTCGTGTGCTACGTCGCCCCGGATGTGTTCTGA
- a CDS encoding IS630 family transposase, with translation MDKVHVRPITCYERQELHRMKRQLSNHVNSRHARIVLLSAGGVRNREIAQRVDCTPQWVRRIIHRFNQGGLEAISWHPYYQAGGSPRKFLAEVVEQIVEVALSSPKALIGMTQWSLSKLREYLVSQKIVAYISLEWLRTLLKRCGIRWRRTKTWKESTDPEFWPKYRRIRRLYQRRPAVGRRICVDEFGPLNLQPRHGRCLAKAGTKRVEHLRATYRRTSGVRHFLAAYDLETGTLLGRFYSRKTWIEFLRFLRWLRRRYPQSETLHIVMDNYSPHLKEEVWAWARANNVKFYLTPSNASWLNRIECQFTGLKKFALDNSDYRSHEEQEQAIRRYLAWRNGRRAIAVEPWRSSLRRNAPSTCRAAA, from the coding sequence ATGGACAAGGTTCATGTTCGCCCGATCACCTGCTACGAGCGACAAGAGCTCCATAGAATGAAACGACAATTGTCTAATCATGTCAATAGCCGTCATGCGCGGATTGTGCTGCTCTCCGCCGGCGGGGTTCGCAACCGCGAAATTGCCCAGCGGGTCGACTGCACGCCGCAGTGGGTGCGACGGATCATTCACCGCTTTAACCAAGGCGGGCTGGAGGCGATCAGTTGGCATCCGTACTACCAGGCTGGTGGCAGCCCACGCAAATTCCTCGCCGAGGTGGTCGAGCAGATCGTCGAGGTGGCCCTTTCCTCGCCGAAGGCCTTGATCGGGATGACACAATGGTCGCTGAGCAAGTTGCGGGAGTATCTGGTGAGCCAGAAGATCGTTGCGTACATCAGCTTGGAGTGGCTGCGCACGTTGCTGAAGCGTTGTGGCATTCGCTGGCGGCGGACCAAGACGTGGAAGGAGTCAACGGACCCGGAGTTTTGGCCTAAATACCGGCGAATTCGCCGACTTTACCAGCGTCGGCCGGCGGTGGGTCGGCGGATTTGCGTCGATGAGTTTGGCCCCCTGAATCTCCAGCCACGCCATGGCCGTTGCCTGGCCAAAGCGGGGACCAAGCGGGTCGAGCATTTGCGAGCCACCTACCGCCGCACCAGTGGAGTTCGCCATTTCCTGGCGGCCTACGACCTGGAAACGGGCACGTTGTTGGGCCGGTTCTACAGCCGGAAAACCTGGATCGAGTTCTTGCGATTTCTCCGGTGGCTCCGGCGGCGTTACCCGCAGAGCGAAACGTTACACATCGTGATGGACAACTACAGTCCCCATCTGAAGGAAGAGGTCTGGGCATGGGCCCGGGCGAACAATGTGAAGTTTTACCTTACCCCGTCCAATGCGTCATGGCTGAATCGGATCGAGTGCCAGTTCACGGGACTGAAGAAGTTTGCCCTGGACAATAGCGACTATCGGAGTCATGAAGAACAGGAGCAAGCTATCCGGAGGTATTTGGCTTGGCGCAACGGCCGCCGTGCGATAGCCGTCGAGCCTTGGCGATCCTCCCTCCGAAGAAACGCCCCATCCACCTGCCGCGCAGCAGCCTAA
- a CDS encoding sulfatase-like hydrolase/transferase — translation MRRYGSWKTWAIALGVLWWTTGMVPDAVGQAAAEQTRPNILWITCEDIGPHLGCYGDPYADTPNLDRLAAKGTIYIRAWSTAPVCAPARTAIISGMYPSSTGSEHMRSLITPPEGVKFYPQFLREAGYYCTNNSKEDYNLEKPGQVWDESSTKAHWKNRRPGQPFFAIFNFTVTHESQVRRRPHRWIHDPARVRVPAYHPDTIEVRQDWAQYYDNITTMDRMAGEKLKELEEAGLADDTIVFFYGDHGPGMPRCKRCPYNSGLQVPLIVYIPPKFQHLAPPDYKPGGRSSRLVSFVDLGPTVLSLVGIKPPAYMQGRPFLGVYAAEPPAYLFGLRGRMDERYDLIRSVTDGRFVYIRNFMPHLPWGQHVEYMFETPTTRVWKQLFDEGKLTPEQAYFWQVPKATEELYDLATDPDEVHNLAADPAYQGKLKELRAVLREHILQTRDLGFLPEDEIHARAGNGSPYRYGQSKDYPLERILEMAELASDLKSEQIDKLLHGLQDSDSAVRYWAVTGILARGQKAYDAAREPVLHALDDPAPSVQIVAAWTIGRYGSPEELQRALDVLKVFVDYEGKGPYLSMLALNALNDLGTKSEPVKSVVESFNPEIRREHGRLGENLFKLKRSILAKLGADTTTGAATTMR, via the coding sequence ATGAGGCGGTACGGATCTTGGAAAACCTGGGCGATCGCTCTCGGAGTATTGTGGTGGACAACTGGAATGGTGCCCGATGCTGTCGGCCAAGCAGCGGCTGAGCAGACCCGGCCCAACATCCTGTGGATCACCTGCGAGGACATCGGTCCCCACCTCGGCTGCTATGGCGACCCGTACGCGGATACCCCGAATCTGGACCGACTCGCGGCCAAGGGCACGATTTACATCCGGGCGTGGTCTACGGCACCTGTCTGCGCCCCTGCCCGAACAGCCATTATCTCGGGAATGTATCCCAGCAGTACAGGCTCGGAACACATGCGGAGCCTGATCACGCCTCCGGAGGGCGTCAAGTTCTATCCCCAATTTCTGCGAGAAGCCGGTTATTATTGCACGAATAACAGCAAAGAAGATTACAACCTTGAAAAACCTGGTCAGGTGTGGGACGAGTCATCAACTAAGGCTCACTGGAAGAATCGACGACCCGGTCAGCCATTTTTTGCTATTTTCAACTTCACCGTAACTCACGAGAGCCAGGTGCGGCGACGGCCCCACCGATGGATTCATGACCCTGCCAGGGTGCGTGTGCCCGCGTATCATCCCGATACGATCGAAGTCCGACAGGATTGGGCCCAGTATTACGACAATATCACCACTATGGATCGGATGGCCGGCGAAAAACTGAAGGAATTAGAAGAGGCAGGTTTGGCGGACGACACGATCGTGTTTTTCTACGGGGATCACGGGCCGGGAATGCCACGCTGCAAACGATGTCCTTACAATTCGGGGCTTCAGGTACCGCTTATTGTTTACATCCCTCCTAAATTTCAACATCTGGCTCCGCCGGACTACAAGCCGGGTGGGCGGTCGTCTCGGCTCGTGTCGTTTGTCGATCTCGGCCCCACAGTTCTCAGCTTGGTGGGAATCAAACCGCCCGCCTACATGCAGGGGCGGCCATTTCTCGGCGTTTATGCTGCGGAACCACCCGCGTATCTGTTCGGTTTGCGCGGTCGGATGGATGAACGCTACGACCTGATTCGCAGCGTTACCGACGGGCGATTTGTTTACATTCGGAATTTCATGCCACATCTTCCCTGGGGCCAGCATGTGGAATATATGTTCGAAACCCCCACAACACGAGTATGGAAGCAGTTATTTGATGAGGGAAAACTCACTCCGGAACAGGCCTACTTCTGGCAGGTTCCCAAGGCGACCGAGGAACTCTACGACCTGGCCACGGATCCCGACGAAGTTCACAATCTCGCCGCGGATCCCGCCTACCAGGGAAAGTTAAAAGAACTGCGTGCGGTCCTCCGTGAGCATATCCTGCAGACTCGCGATCTCGGCTTTCTCCCGGAGGATGAAATCCACGCCCGCGCCGGCAATGGATCGCCCTACCGCTATGGTCAAAGCAAGGACTATCCATTAGAGCGAATTCTCGAAATGGCAGAATTGGCATCAGATCTGAAGTCAGAGCAAATTGATAAACTTCTTCACGGTCTGCAGGACAGTGACAGTGCCGTGCGATACTGGGCAGTCACCGGCATCCTTGCCCGAGGTCAAAAGGCCTACGACGCCGCCCGCGAACCGGTCCTCCATGCATTGGACGACCCGGCACCCAGCGTTCAAATTGTGGCGGCCTGGACTATCGGGCGATATGGTTCGCCCGAAGAGCTGCAGCGAGCGCTCGATGTTTTAAAAGTTTTTGTCGACTACGAAGGGAAGGGTCCGTACCTTTCGATGCTGGCACTTAATGCCCTCAACGATCTCGGAACAAAATCGGAGCCTGTAAAATCTGTGGTGGAAAGCTTCAATCCCGAGATCCGTCGGGAACATGGTCGATTGGGCGAAAATCTCTTCAAACTGAAACGCAGTATTCTGGCCAAACTCGGAGCGGATACGACCACTGGGGCGGCCACCACGATGCGTTAG
- a CDS encoding FAD-dependent oxidoreductase, with protein MMAWLRLLGVFGVLTLVEWTGASAEQTYQYDIVVYGGTSAGVMAAVEARMLGRSVAIVCPEKHLGGMSSSGLGWTDTGNKAVIGGLAREFYHRIWKHYQKPEAWKWQKREEYGNRGQGTPAIDGERRTMWVFEPHVAEAVFEDFIREYSIPTFRDEWLDREKGVVKQEGRIRTIRMLSGKVFTAKVFIDATYEGDLMAAAGCRYRVGRESQSEYGEKWAGVQIGVLHHRHHFGVLKKPISAYWIPGDPSSGVLPRISTEPPGEYGQGDHRVQAYCFRLCLTDVPENRVPFPKPEGYDPKQYELLVRIFEAGWRETFEKFDPIPNRKTDTNNHGPMSTDNIGYNYDYPEASYERRREIIKEHETYQKGWFYFIANDPRVPEDVQKEMRRWGLAKDEFVDNGHWPYQLYIREARRMVGTYVMTEHDLLGKKETPESVGMGSYTIDSHNVQRYITPEGYVQNEGDIGVPTPRPYAIAYGSLVPRREDCQNLLVPVCVSATHVAYGSIRMEPVFMILGQSAAAAADLAISLQVAVQDVPYEQLRERLLSEGQVLEYTKK; from the coding sequence ATGATGGCATGGCTTCGGCTGCTGGGGGTATTTGGTGTACTCACTCTGGTTGAATGGACCGGTGCTTCGGCGGAACAAACTTATCAATACGACATTGTCGTCTATGGGGGTACTTCCGCGGGAGTGATGGCTGCTGTTGAAGCCCGCATGCTGGGCCGGAGCGTGGCTATTGTCTGTCCTGAGAAACATCTCGGTGGGATGTCCAGCAGCGGTCTGGGCTGGACTGACACCGGCAATAAAGCGGTGATTGGTGGGCTCGCTCGGGAGTTTTACCACCGTATTTGGAAACATTATCAAAAGCCGGAAGCCTGGAAATGGCAGAAACGGGAAGAGTACGGTAATCGGGGGCAGGGGACCCCGGCGATCGACGGTGAACGCCGCACGATGTGGGTTTTCGAACCTCACGTCGCGGAAGCGGTTTTCGAAGATTTTATCCGCGAGTATTCAATCCCCACTTTTCGGGATGAGTGGCTGGATCGGGAAAAGGGCGTCGTCAAACAAGAGGGGCGAATTCGCACCATCCGGATGCTGAGCGGAAAGGTTTTCACTGCAAAAGTATTCATCGACGCCACTTACGAGGGAGACCTCATGGCCGCGGCTGGATGTCGGTATCGCGTGGGGCGGGAGTCCCAGAGCGAATATGGTGAGAAATGGGCCGGGGTGCAAATCGGCGTTCTCCATCATCGTCATCATTTTGGCGTCCTGAAGAAACCCATCAGTGCCTACTGGATTCCGGGCGATCCCAGCAGCGGTGTTCTCCCGCGGATCAGCACTGAGCCACCGGGTGAATATGGTCAGGGTGATCATCGGGTTCAGGCGTATTGTTTTCGATTGTGCTTGACAGACGTGCCAGAAAATCGTGTGCCTTTTCCCAAGCCGGAGGGGTACGACCCCAAGCAATACGAGCTTTTGGTGCGGATTTTTGAGGCCGGTTGGCGGGAGACTTTTGAAAAATTTGATCCCATTCCCAATCGGAAGACGGATACCAACAATCATGGTCCGATGAGCACGGATAACATCGGCTACAACTACGATTATCCCGAGGCGAGCTACGAACGCCGCCGGGAAATCATCAAGGAACATGAAACATATCAAAAAGGGTGGTTTTATTTCATCGCCAATGATCCCCGGGTTCCGGAGGATGTCCAGAAAGAGATGCGCCGGTGGGGGCTTGCCAAGGACGAATTCGTGGACAACGGCCACTGGCCCTACCAGCTCTACATTCGTGAAGCCCGACGGATGGTGGGCACCTACGTGATGACCGAACACGACTTGCTGGGCAAGAAAGAGACGCCCGAGTCTGTAGGGATGGGTTCATACACGATTGATAGTCACAATGTTCAGCGTTACATCACACCGGAAGGTTATGTGCAGAACGAAGGCGACATCGGTGTGCCGACACCCCGCCCCTATGCCATCGCCTACGGATCACTGGTACCCAGGCGGGAAGATTGCCAGAATCTGCTGGTTCCCGTGTGTGTTTCGGCAACCCATGTGGCGTACGGTTCCATTCGCATGGAACCAGTGTTCATGATACTGGGCCAGTCTGCCGCGGCGGCAGCCGATCTCGCTATTTCCCTGCAGGTCGCCGTGCAGGATGTCCCGTACGAGCAACTCCGCGAGCGGTTGCTGAGCGAGGGACAGGTCTTGGAGTACACTAAAAAATGA